AGATTTTATTATACAGTGAAATAAATTGACAAGACTCTAACAATGCACTTTGTTTGACTTTTCCATTACACCAATGAAGAAAAAATTATATGTGGATCCCATTGTTACCCTATGCGGTTCATACATATTAGAGCATACTGACAGCTAATGCATTTATGATGCAAATAAGATATCTcatattttaatgattaaataaatgttgatttcaTTAAAGTATTGTTGTGTAATGTGAATTGATTAAAAATGTGTCTTAAAAGTCCATACAGGTATATGAAGATTTAGCAATTTTtgcaacaatttttctttttttttttttttgaagtaagGTTAACAGTACCAGAATATTCAGCTGGGAAATGAAATAGGTTTGAGTTATAtctgatttcttttttgaaacaaagaaaaacagctgAAAGTTGTGATTTCACCATTTTTGCCCGGGTTTTAATAATAATCCAGGAATTAAACTAATTTTGGCATTGGTCTATGCTTCTCCTATCAATGCTCTGCTCTGGGAGGATGATCATACCTTGAATTTTATCAAGGCCTTTTTTACTTCATTGTTTGATAGACTGTATATCAGGGGGTTCAACACCGGTACAACAGCTGTAAACAGAACACTTAATGCTTGCTCCAGTTCAACAAGATGGCTCGCTTGTGGCATCATATACGTAAATAAAACGGTCCCATAGAAGACACTGATGACAGTAAGGTGGGATGAGCACGTATTAAAGGATTTCTTTCTCCCGTCCTTTGACTTCATGCACAAGATGACACGGATAATTTTCATGTAGGAAATAACAGTACACAGAAACGGAAAGAGGCCAAAAATGATCACCTCAATATGTAgtgcaatgtaaaaaaacttGGTGCCCGTGCAAGATATCTTTAGGAGAGCTTTGGCATCACAAAAATATTGTTCAATTCTGTTTGATTTACAGAATGATATTTTTGAGACTGCTGTGGTGAATAATAAAGAGTTGACGCATCCTGAAACCCAAATTGAAACAATGATCTTGACGCAGTTATTCCCACTGAACACAGAATGATAATGTAAAGGCTTACATATAGCAACATATCGATCGTACGCCATTGTGAAGAGAAGGATGTCTTCCGTGCTGGTACATTGACCAAAAAAATACAGCTGGGTAAAGCACTGATTGAAGGACATTGTGTTCTGGTCAAAGAGTAACATGTCAAGAAGTTTGGGGATATTGACCGAGGTGTACAAGATGTCTACAATAGAGAGGTTACATAGAAATAGATATAAAGGGGAATGTAGGGGCTGGCTgtgatatataacaataataatagaacaATTCACCAGGATGCCAGTGAGATAAAGAAGGAAAAACGCAATGAAAAGTAACTGTTTATTTCCAGAAATGGAGGGGAAAAATAGAAGATGAAATTCTGCAGGTGGTGTAAAGTTttccattagtttttttttttgtcttcaatgGGACCCGTCAGGATAGAAGAAATATAGGAGCAAACCCTAAAGCTATAATTCATATCTTGGTATAGTAAATCCAAAACCTGGAGATaaagagattaaaaaataataataaaacttaaaatgaGAATCTCTCGAAGAATGACCACTATCTCTTGATATTtggtattgtttatttgtttttacagcaaAGAGATTTCTAAATTCAGAGGGTCCTATTATACCTTTGTACAGATACTATTACTCCTCtggatattatttattgttatttttacacagtatttttatagcaccatcatattatgcagcgctgtacatacaagtccatagtca
The Pyxicephalus adspersus chromosome 7, UCB_Pads_2.0, whole genome shotgun sequence genome window above contains:
- the LOC140334720 gene encoding olfactory receptor 1468-like, with translation MENFTPPAEFHLLFFPSISGNKQLLFIAFFLLYLTGILVNCSIIIVIYHSQPLHSPLYLFLCNLSIVDILYTSVNIPKLLDMLLFDQNTMSFNQCFTQLYFFGQCTSTEDILLFTMAYDRYVAICKPLHYHSVFSGNNCVKIIVSIWVSGCVNSLLFTTAVSKISFCKSNRIEQYFCDAKALLKISCTGTKFFYIALHIEVIIFGLFPFLCTVISYMKIIRVILCMKSKDGRKKSFNTCSSHLTVISVFYGTVLFTYMMPQASHLVELEQALSVLFTAVVPVLNPLIYSLSNNEVKKALIKFKV